The proteins below come from a single Periophthalmus magnuspinnatus isolate fPerMag1 chromosome 7, fPerMag1.2.pri, whole genome shotgun sequence genomic window:
- the angptl7 gene encoding angiopoietin-related protein 7, whose product MKFYLILEVTLLLIAVTWAQNPKKKLLLPKPSKAQCCDEVRSLKVQVANLTSLVEELSRKQETDLMNVVRQIMDLDQQNRQQEARVTEAESKYSEINNRVEIMQLQTLQSAPQTSSDAIYDCASLYTKNYRISGEYKLPKDDFLGTPDLNVYCDMETKGGGWTVIQRRKIGLTSFNRDWKQYKHGFGSIRGDFWLGNEHIYRLTRQPSVLRIELEDWEGESRFAEYSFFTLANELNSYKLFIANYSGNAGNSLRYHNNTNFSTMNKDNDKCVDDCAALRKGGYWYNCCTDSNLNGVFYRHGEHTRSSDGITWYGWHGSNYSLKKVEIKIRPVGFQP is encoded by the exons ATGAAATTTTATTTAATCCTGGAGGTTACGTTGCTTCTTATAGCCGTAACATGGGCACAGAATCCCAAAAAGAAATTGCTTCTCCCAAAACCATCCAAAGCCCAATGCTGCGATGAGGTACGCTCGCTAAAGGTCCAAGTGGCCAACCTGACCAGTCTGGTGGAGGAGCTGAGCCGCAAACAGGAGACAGACCTGATGAACGTGGTGAGGCAGATCATGGACCTGGACCAGCAGAACCGACAGCAGGAGGCCCGCGTCACTGAGGCCGAGAGCAAGTACTCAGAGATCAATAACAGAGTGGAAATCATGCAGCTACAGACGCTACAGTCCGCCCCGCAGACCTCCTCAG aTGCCATATACGACTGTGCTTCACTCTATACCAAGAACTACAGGATCTCTGGGGAGTATAAACTGCCTAAAGACGACTTTCTGGGAACACCTGATCTTAAT GTTTACTGTGATATGGAAACAAAGGGAGGTGGCTGGACGGTCATTCAAAGGCGTAAGATCGGCCTGACTTCTTTTAACCGAGACTGGAAACAGTACAAGCACGGTTTCGGGTCCATCCGTGGGGACTTCTGGCTGGGCAATGAGCACATCTACCGTCTTACCAGGCAGCCCAGTGTGCTGAGGATCGAGCTGGAG GACTGGGAAGGGGAGAGCCGCTTTGCAGAGTACAGCTTTTTCACTCTGGCTAATGAGCTCAACAGCTACAAGCTCTTCATTGCCAACTACAGTGGCAATGCCGGCAACTCACTGCGCTACCACAACAACACCAACTTCAGCACCATGAACAAGGACAACGACAAATGTGTGGACGACTGTGCCGCACTGCGCAAAG GTGGCTACTGGTACAACTGCTGCACCGACTCCAACCTGAACGGAGTGTTTTATCGCCATGGTGAGCACACAAGGAGTTCAGATGGGATCACATGGTACGGCTGGCACGGCTCCAACTACTCCCTGAAGAAAGTTGAGATCAAGATCCGTCCCGTAGGGTTTCAACCTTAA